The following are encoded in a window of Panicum virgatum strain AP13 chromosome 5N, P.virgatum_v5, whole genome shotgun sequence genomic DNA:
- the LOC120675597 gene encoding heavy metal-associated isoprenylated plant protein 35-like: MASEPIECQVLVLRVSIHCEGCKKKVKKVLQNVNGVYRCEIDARSNKVMVTASTKLDPYALVAKLRKSGKQASLWPEQPMQQQPPPADSQSQEPKSQADEQSKPNEAAEKPGADKADAATAEPSNHQPPPEPKQSTAGETPKQESKETSGANANASGEDAAAAETPPPPQPKEPKGKAMQQPPELEKQPVDARVTVEYDRGVGGSYGNHMPPPQHLVMSYNQARPSMSASYYAPAPAPAPAPTARPGPSQGYIDEQYTPSYYGRPSPYEPYYYNAPQPSPYRYQYQSAPSEDYYYSAPPQRSAFSPPRDGYGDMFNDENANSCSVM, encoded by the exons ATGGCCTCAGAGCCTATAGAGTGCCAG GTCCTGGTGTTGAGGGTGTCCATCCACTGTGAGGGATGCAAGAAGAAGGTGAAGAAAGTGCTCCAAAACGTTAATG GCGTGTACCGATGCGAGATCGATGCCCGGAGCAACAAGGTCATGGTGACGGCCTCGACGAAGCTCGATCCCTACGCCCTCGTTGCCAAGCTGCGCAAGTCCGGCAAGCAGGCCAGCCTGTGGCCGGAGCAGCCgatgcagcagcagccaccaccTGCTGACAGCCAGAGCCAAGAGCCCAAGAGCCAAGCCGACGAGCAGAGCAAACCCAACGAAGCCGCCGAGAAGCCGGGCGCCGACAAGGCCGACGCCGCCACGGCAGAGCCGAGCAACCACCAACCCCCACCGGAGCCTAAGCAGAGCACCGCCGGCGAGACCCCAAAACAGGAGAGCAAGGAAACCTCCGGTGCCAATGCGAATGCCAGcggcgaggacgcggcggcagcagagacgccgccgccgccgcaacccaAGGAACCAAAGGGGAAGGCGATGCAGCAGCCTCCGGAGCTGGAGAAGCAGCCGGTCGACGCCCGGGTGACGGTGGAGTACGACCGAGGCGTCGGCGGCAGCTACGGGAACcacatgccgccgccgcagcatttGGTCAtgagctacaaccaggcgcgGCCGAGCATGAGCGCGTCCTACTAcgcccccgcgccggcgccggcgccggcaccgacGGCGAGGCCGGGGCCGTCGCAGGGCTACATCGACGAGCAGTACACGCCGTCCTACTACGGCCGGCCCTCGCCGTACGAGCCCTACTACTACAACGCTCCTCAGCCGTCGCCGTATCGCTACCAGTACCAGTCCGCTCCGTCGGAGGACTACTACTACAGCGCGCCGCCGCAGAGGAGCGCTTTCTCGCCGCCGCGTGACGGCTACGGCGACATGTTCAACGACGAGAACGCCAATTCTTGCAGCGTCATGTGA
- the LOC120673457 gene encoding flowering-promoting factor 1-like protein 2 — MSGVWVFRNGVVRLVENPTSGAAAAASGKRKALLHTPSGEVVSSYASLERKLAALGWERYYAGGGCGDGMLLQYHKRTSVDLISLPKDFAHFGSVHMYDIVIKNRDAFRVIDA, encoded by the coding sequence ATGTCGGGCGTGTGGGTGTTCCGGAACGGCGTGGTGCGGCTGGTGGAGAACCCGacgtcgggggcggcggcggcggcgtcggggaagCGCAAGGCGCTGCTGCACACGCCGTCCGGGGAGGTGGTCTCCTCCTACGCCTCGCTGGAGCGCAAGCTGGCGGCGCTGGGGTGGGAGCGCTactacgccggcggcggctgcggcgacggGATGCTGCTGCAGTACCACAAGCGCACCTCCGTGGACCTCATCTCGCTGCCCAAGGACTTCGCCCACTTCGGCTCCGTCCACATGTACGACATCGTCATCAAGAACCGCGACGCCTTCCGCGTCATCGACGCCTAG